Proteins from one Halogeometricum sp. S1BR25-6 genomic window:
- a CDS encoding aldo/keto reductase, translating to MLQNESGTFDIGGELTVHRLGFGAMRLTGEDIIGRPDDEADAEHVLQTATNLGIDFVDTADSYGPGVSERLIRESLAPYPEDLVVATKGGLLRNRDGDWLPRGDPDYLRNAHLCSLDRLGVEKIDLYQYHRPDPDVDFEESVTALAELKDEGVIGHVGLSNVSVEQLETARDIVDVATVQNRFNLGHREDDDVLAACEEYDIGFIPWSPLAAGDVDAKSEALEDVASERDATRYQVMLAWLLEHSPVTLPIPGTADVEHLKQNVGATHLDLTDEEMSRLNE from the coding sequence ATGCTTCAAAACGAAAGCGGTACGTTCGACATCGGCGGCGAACTGACGGTCCACCGACTCGGGTTCGGCGCGATGCGACTCACCGGCGAGGACATCATCGGCCGTCCCGACGACGAGGCGGACGCCGAACACGTCCTCCAGACGGCGACGAACCTCGGCATCGACTTCGTCGATACCGCGGACTCCTACGGACCGGGCGTGAGCGAACGCCTCATCCGCGAGTCCCTCGCGCCGTACCCGGAGGACCTCGTGGTGGCGACGAAGGGCGGCCTCCTCCGCAACCGCGATGGAGACTGGCTTCCCCGCGGCGACCCCGACTACCTCCGCAACGCGCACCTCTGTAGTCTGGACCGCCTCGGCGTCGAGAAGATAGACCTCTACCAGTACCACCGCCCCGACCCGGACGTCGACTTCGAGGAGTCGGTGACGGCGCTGGCCGAACTGAAAGACGAGGGCGTTATCGGGCACGTCGGTCTCAGCAACGTCAGCGTCGAGCAGTTGGAGACGGCGCGGGACATCGTCGACGTCGCGACGGTGCAGAACCGCTTCAACCTCGGGCACCGCGAGGACGACGACGTGCTGGCGGCCTGCGAGGAGTACGATATCGGGTTCATCCCGTGGTCGCCGCTCGCGGCGGGCGACGTCGACGCGAAGTCCGAGGCGCTCGAAGACGTCGCCTCGGAACGCGACGCGACGCGGTACCAGGTGATGCTGGCGTGGTTGCTCGAACACTCCCCGGTGACGCTTCCCATCCCCGGGACGGCCGACGTCGAGCACCTGAAGCAGAACGTCGGCGCGACGCACCTCGACCTCACGGACGAGGAGATGTCGCGACTGAACGAGTAA
- a CDS encoding acyl-CoA dehydrogenase family protein, producing MEYDDTETASELAGRVRAFVDDRVIPVERDYLGDGPVPDEEIAALREEARGRDLYAPQIPEEYGGQGLDFRDVLPAFEEAGRSLLGPPALHVGAPDEGNMHTLELVGTEAQKEEYLRPLVAGDVRSGFSMTEPAPGGGSDPKMIRSEARKEDDEWVIDGHKWWTTQGSEADFLIVMARTDPEAHPYEGTSLFLVDADADGVEIVRDIPHVGGDLLGSSHAEIRYDGVRVPEENLLGEENEGFAHAQQRLGPARLTHCMRYTGMAARSLEVAKAYTEKREAFGGNLSEKQSVRFTVAEAETRLHAVRTMVRDAAERIARGEEARVPVSMSKTYAANVVQEVVDDCLQLCGGNGIGKDLPLADFYEDVRAFRLIDGADEVHKRVVARDAFEDVDASQVEGITRYEG from the coding sequence ATGGAGTACGACGACACGGAGACGGCGAGCGAACTCGCGGGGCGGGTCCGCGCGTTCGTCGACGACCGCGTCATCCCGGTGGAGCGCGACTACCTCGGCGACGGGCCCGTCCCCGACGAGGAGATAGCGGCCCTTCGCGAGGAGGCGCGCGGGCGGGACCTGTACGCGCCGCAGATTCCCGAGGAGTACGGCGGGCAGGGACTGGACTTCCGCGACGTGCTCCCGGCGTTCGAGGAGGCGGGGCGGAGCCTCCTCGGACCCCCGGCGCTGCACGTCGGCGCGCCGGACGAGGGGAACATGCACACACTGGAACTCGTCGGCACCGAGGCGCAGAAAGAGGAGTACCTCCGGCCCCTCGTCGCCGGCGACGTGCGCTCGGGCTTTTCGATGACCGAACCCGCGCCGGGCGGCGGGTCGGACCCGAAGATGATCCGCTCGGAGGCGCGGAAGGAGGACGACGAGTGGGTCATCGACGGTCACAAGTGGTGGACGACGCAGGGCAGCGAGGCCGATTTCCTCATCGTGATGGCGCGCACGGACCCGGAGGCGCACCCGTACGAGGGCACCTCGCTGTTCCTCGTCGACGCGGACGCCGACGGCGTCGAAATCGTACGCGACATCCCCCACGTCGGCGGCGACCTGCTCGGGTCGAGCCACGCCGAGATTCGCTACGACGGCGTGCGCGTCCCCGAAGAGAACCTGCTGGGCGAGGAGAACGAGGGGTTCGCGCACGCCCAGCAGCGACTCGGCCCGGCGCGCCTGACCCACTGCATGCGTTACACCGGGATGGCCGCCCGGTCGCTGGAGGTGGCGAAGGCCTACACCGAGAAACGGGAGGCGTTCGGCGGCAATCTCTCCGAGAAGCAGTCGGTCCGGTTCACCGTCGCGGAGGCGGAGACGCGTCTGCACGCCGTCCGGACGATGGTGCGGGACGCCGCGGAGCGAATCGCGCGGGGCGAGGAGGCGCGCGTCCCCGTCTCGATGTCGAAGACGTACGCCGCGAACGTCGTCCAAGAAGTAGTGGACGACTGCCTGCAACTGTGCGGGGGTAACGGCATCGGGAAGGACCTCCCCCTCGCGGACTTCTACGAGGACGTGCGTGCCTTCCGCCTCATCGACGGCGCCGACGAGGTGCACAAACGCGTCGTCGCCCGCGACGCCTTCGAGGACGTGGACGCCTCGCAGGTGGAAGGAATCACCCGGTACGAGGGGTAG
- a CDS encoding SDR family NAD(P)-dependent oxidoreductase has protein sequence MTADRFSVDGQTAIVTGASSGIGKTIAERFAAEGADVVVCSREQENVDPVAEGINEESAGGDGGRALAVECDVTDRDAVDALVEATVEEFGGLDCLVNNAGASFMAPFDDISENGWETIVGINLTGTYHCTQAAGEHLKDGGGTVVNFASVAGTQGSPMMSHYGAAKAGVVNLTTSLSYEWAGEGVRVNCIAPGFVATPGVESQMGVSAENIDREEVERRIGTTEEIADIAQFLAAPASSYVVGETVVAQGVPQVMETPEV, from the coding sequence ATGACGGCCGACCGATTCTCCGTCGACGGACAGACGGCTATCGTCACGGGCGCGTCCAGCGGTATCGGGAAGACCATCGCCGAGCGATTCGCCGCCGAGGGCGCGGACGTGGTCGTCTGCTCGCGCGAACAGGAGAACGTCGACCCCGTGGCGGAGGGAATCAACGAGGAGAGCGCCGGCGGCGACGGCGGACGCGCCCTGGCCGTCGAGTGCGACGTGACCGACCGCGACGCCGTCGACGCCCTCGTCGAGGCCACCGTCGAGGAGTTCGGCGGCCTCGACTGCCTCGTGAACAACGCGGGCGCATCGTTCATGGCGCCGTTCGACGACATCTCCGAGAACGGGTGGGAAACCATCGTGGGCATCAACCTCACCGGGACGTACCACTGCACGCAGGCGGCCGGCGAGCACCTGAAAGACGGCGGCGGCACGGTCGTCAACTTCGCCAGCGTCGCCGGAACGCAGGGGTCGCCGATGATGAGCCACTACGGGGCGGCGAAGGCGGGCGTCGTCAACCTCACTACCAGCCTCTCGTACGAGTGGGCCGGCGAGGGCGTGCGCGTGAACTGCATCGCGCCGGGGTTCGTCGCCACGCCGGGCGTCGAATCACAGATGGGCGTCTCCGCCGAGAACATCGACCGCGAGGAGGTGGAGCGACGCATCGGCACCACCGAGGAGATAGCCGACATCGCGCAGTTTCTCGCCGCGCCGGCGTCGTCGTACGTCGTCGGCGAAACGGTTGTCGCGCAGGGCGTCCCGCAGGTGATGGAGACGCCCGAGGTGTAG